One window from the genome of Salvia splendens isolate huo1 chromosome 9, SspV2, whole genome shotgun sequence encodes:
- the LOC121747571 gene encoding rust resistance kinase Lr10-like: MTRGFQEKLGEGGYGCVYKGKLRSGHHVAVKMLGKSGGNGQDFMNEIATIGRIHHINVVKLVGYCAQGSKRALIFDFMPNGSLEKYLFNRDNMNFLNWETKFDIAIGIARGIEYLHRGCDIQILHFDIKPHNILLDHNFIPKISDFGLAKLCSVEKEVVTLTVARGTIGYVAPELINRSIGGVSSKADVYSFGMLLMEMLGLNRELRQNNDDSTKYFPYWIYDQLNQAKEIEIEKGQDNNGNDENGSVRKMTIVALWCIRMSPDDRPSMNKVLGMLEGDVELLQMPEYPSSQSTQIAGNEEESWLTAATDSVSLLHHNNASNFEIIIA, from the coding sequence ATGACAAGAGGTTTTCAAGAAAAACTAGGTGAAGGAGGCTATGGTTGTGTTTACAAAGGAAAGCTACGAAGTGGGCATCATGTAGCAGTCAAAATGCTAGGAAAATCTGGAGGGAATGGGCAAGACTTTATGAATGAAATAGCAACTATTGGAAGGATACACCATATCAATGTGGTAAAACTTGTTGGATATTGTGCACAAGGCTCCAAGCGTGCTCTCATCTTTGATTTCATGCCCAATGGTTCTCTCGAGAAGTATCTCTTCAATCGAGATAACATGAATTTCCTAAATTGGGAAACGAAGTTTGATATTGCAATTGGAATAGCTCGAGGAATTGAGTATTTGCATCGAGGATGTGACATccaaattcttcattttgacATCAAGCCTCATAACATACTCCTCGACCATAACTTCATCCCCAAAATATCTGATTTTGGGCTAGCAAAGTTATGCTCCGTAGAGAAGGAGGTAGTGACCTTAACGGTCGCTAGAGGAACCATAGGGTATGTTGCCCCAGAACTCATCAACAGAAGTATTGGCGGAGTTTCTTCCAAGGCGGACGTGTATAGTTTTGGGATGCTGTTGATGGAAATGCTGGGCTTAAACAGAGAGTTGAGGCAAAATAATGATGATTCTACAAAGTATTTTCCATATTGGATATATGACCAGCTTAATCAAGCCAAGGAGATTGAAATTGAAAAGGGACAAGATAACAATGGTAATGATGAGAATGGGAGTGTTCGGAAGATGACAATAGTTGCTTTGTGGTGTATAAGGATGAGTCCAGATGATCGTCCATCAATGAATAAAGTGTTGGGAATGTTGGAAGGTGATGTGGAGCTTCTGCAGATGCCAGAGTATCCATCATCACAGTCAACCCAAATTGCTGGAAATGAGGAAGAGAGTTGGCTTACAGCTGCAACTGATTCTGTATCTTTACTCCATCACAACAATGCCAGCAACTTTGAGATTATCATAGCATGA
- the LOC121747965 gene encoding glutamate synthase [NADH], amyloplastic-like, which yields MASEVGVVDIPPEDVARKGRLNPGMMLLVDFEKHVVVDDEALKQQYSLARPYGEWLKRQKLQLKDIVESVPESDRTPPTIAGVLPASSDDEDMENMGMHGILSPLKAFGYTVESLEMLLLPMAKDGIEALGSMGNDAPLAVMSNREKLTFEYFKQMFAQVTNPPIDPIREKIVTSTECMIGPEGDLTETTEEQCHRLSLKGPLLTIDEMEAMKKMNYRGWKSKVLDITHSKDCGRKGLEETLDRICIEAHDAIKEGYTTLVLSDRAFSPKRVAVSSLLAVGAVHHHLVKKLERTRVALIIESAEPREVHHFCTLVGFGADAICPYLAVEAIWRLQVDGKIPPKPTGEFHSKDELVKEYYKASNYGMMKVLAKMGISTLASYKGAQIFEAVGLSSEVMERCFIGTPSRVEGATFEALALDALLLHELAFPTRALPPGSAEAVALPNPGDYHWRKGGEIHLNDPLAISKLQEATRSNSVAAYKEYSNRVQELNKSCNLRGLLKFKEAEVKVPLEEVEPASEIVKRFCTGAMSYGSISLEAHTTLAEAMNQIGGKSNTGEGGEEPSRMEPLADGSRNPKRSSIKQVASGRFGVSSYYLTNADELQIKMAQGAKPGEGGELPGHKVIGDIAVTRNSTAGVGLISPPPHHDIYSIEDLAQLIHDLKNANPDARISVKLVSEAGVGVIASGVVKGHADHVLISGHDGGTGASRWTGIKSAGVPWELGLAETHQTLVANDLRGRTVLQTDGQLKTGRDVAVAALLGAEEFGFSTAPLITLGCIMMRKCHKNTCPVGIATQDPVLREKFTGEPEHVINFFFMLAEELREIMSQLGFRTLNEMVGRADMLELDKDVAKNNEKLKNIDLSLLLRPAADIRPDAAQYCVQKQDHGLDMALDKKLIALAKPALDKSISVYIESPICNVNRAVGTMLSHEVTKRYRMAGLPSDTIHIKLNGSAGQSLGAFLCPGITLELEGDSNDYVGKGLSGGRIIVYPPKGSNFDPKENIVIGNVALYGGTNGEAYFNGMAAERFAVRNSGVKAVVEGVGDHGCEYMTGGTVVVLGKTGRNFAAGMSGGIAYVLDVDSTFSSRCNQELVDLDPVEDKDDILMLRMMIQQHQRHTNSQLARDVLSDFDSLLKKFVKVFPRDYKRILANKKVDEISEKTAEVAAKEAEAEEEAELKDKDAFEELKKMSAVSINETPQVEEQEPEKRPTRVPDAVKHRGFVAYEREGVSYRDPTVRMNDWNEVMEESKPGPLLKTQSARCMDCGTPFCHQENSGCPLGNKIPEFNELVYQNRWREALDRLLETNNFPEFTGRVCPAPCEGSCVLGIIENPVSIKSIECSIIDKAFEEGWMVPQPPQTRTGKSVAIIGSGPAGLAAADQLNKKGHSVTVFERADRIGGLMMYGVPNMKTDKIDVVQRRVDLMEKEGVKFVVNANVGKDPLYSIDQLREVHDAIVLAVGATKPRDLPVPGRDLSGVHFAMEFLHANTKSLLDSNLQDGKYISAKGKKVVVIGGGDTGTDCIGTSIRHGCTSIVNLELLPKPPATRAPGNPWPQWPRVFRVDYGHQEAATKFGWDPRSYEVLTKRFIGDEKGTLKGLEVVRVSWEKDASGRFQFKEVEGSEEIIEADLVLLAMGFLGPEEAVAGKLGVDKDNRSNFKADYGRFSTNVEGVFAAGDCRRGQSLVVWAISEGRQAAARVDQYLLGDENDGTDGQDGLTKQQQDNRRQAVKT from the exons ATGGCAAGTGAAGTAGGCGTCGTTGACATCCCCCCAGAAGATGTAGCAAGAAAAGGAAGACTTAACCCTGGTATGATGCTTCTTGTTGATTTTGAGAAGCATGTTGTGGTTGATGATGAAGCCTTGAAGCAACAATACTCACTCGCAAGACCTTACGGTGAGTGGCTAAAGAGGCAAAAGCTGCAATTGAAGGACATAGTTGAATCTGTTCCGGAATCAGACCGAACTCCTCCCACGATAGCTGGTGTTTTACCG GCATCTTCTGATGATGAAGATATGGAAAACATGGGAATGCATGGGATTTTGTCACCATTGAAGGCGTTTGG TTACACTGTGGAATCTCTGGAAATGCTTTTACTGCCAATGGCAAAAGATGGCATTGAGGCCCTCGGTTCAATGGGGAATGATGCTCCATTGGCTGTGATGTCTAACAGGGAGAAACTTACGTTCGAGTACTTCAAGCAGATGTTTGCTCAGGTCACTAACCCTCCAATAGATCCTATTCGGGAGAAGATTGTTACCTCCACGGAATGCATGATTGGTCCAGAAGGCGATCTGACAGAGACCACAGAAGAACAATGCCATCGCCTGTCACTGAAAGGACCTCTCCTAACCATTGATGAAATGGAAGCTATGAAAAAGATGAACTACCGGGGCTGGAAAAGTAAAGTTCTTGACATTACCCACTCCAAGGATTGTGGTAGGAAGGGCTTGGAGGAGACCCTAGACAGGATATGTATTGAAGCACATGATGCAATCAAGGAAGGATATACGACTCTGGTGCTTTCTGATCGAG CTTTCTCACCAAAGCGTGTCGCGGTTAGCTCCCTCTTGGCTGTTGGTGCCGTACATCATCATTTAGTGAAGAAGCTTGAACGAACTCGTGTTGCATTGATTATTGAATCTGCGGAGCCCCGAGAAGTGCATCATTTTTGTACACTTGTAGGATTTGGTGCAGATGCAATCTGTCCTTACTTGGCTGTTGAAGCCATTTGGAGATTGCAAGTTGATGGGAAAATTCCACCCAAGCCAACTGGTGAATTCCACTCAAAGGATGAGCTTGTCAAGGAATATTATAAGGCAAGCAACTATGGCATGATGAAGGTTCTAGCCAAGATGGGTATTTCAACTCTTGCATCATATAAGGGTGCTCAGATATTTGAGGCCGTTGGCCTGTCATCGGAGGTGATGGAACGTTGTTTTATAGGAACTCCAAGCAGAGTGGAGGGTGCAACTTTTGAAGCTCTCGCACTTGATGCACTTCTGTTGCATGAGCTGGCTTTCCCAACACGTGCCTTACCACCTGGTAGTGCTGAGGCCGTAGCACTTCCTAATCCAGGAGATTATCACTGGAGAAAAGGTGGTGAGATCCACTTAAATGATCCCCTTGCCATTTCAAAGTTACAAGAGGCTACTAGATCAAACAGTGTAGCTGCCTATAAAGAGTACTCTAACCGTGTTCAGGAACTGAATAAGTCATGTAATTTGAGAGGGCTTCTGAAATTTAAAGAAGCTGAGGTAAAGGTTCCTCTTGAAGAAGTTGAACCTGCTAGCGAGATTGTAAAACGTTTCTGTACTGGAGCGATGAGCTATGGTTCTATCTCATTGGAGGCTCACACAACACTTGCTGAAGCAATGAACCAGATTGGGGGAAAGTCGAACACTG GTGAGGGAGGTGAAGAACCATCTCGTATGGAGCCTCTTGCAGATGGTTCACGAAATCCAAAGAGGAGTTCCATAAAACAGGTTGCCAGTGGAAGGTTTGGAGTTTCCAGCTATTATCTTACAAATGCGGAtgaattacaaataaaaatggcTCAG GGAGCAAAACCTGGTGAAGGAGGTGAACTTCCAGGGCACAAGGTAATTGGTGACATTGCTGTAACTAGGAATTCTACAGCTGGTGTGGGCCTTATCAGTCCTCCTCCCCATCATGACATTTATTCCATTGAAGATCTAGCACAATTGATTCATGACCTCAAG AATGCAAATCCTGATGCCCGTATTAGTGTGAAGTTGGTTTCTGAAGCTGGTGTGGGAGTGATTGCCAGTGGGGTCGTTAAGGGTCATGCTGATCATGTTTTGATCTCTGGTCATGACGGCGGTACCGGGGCTTCAAGATGGACAGGCATCAAAAGTGCTGGTGTTCCTTGGGAACTTGGTCTAGCAGAGACACATCAAACCTTAGTGGCGAATGATCTTCGTGGTCGAACTGTTCTTCAGACTGATGGCCAACTGAAGACTGGACGAGATGTAGCTGTTGCTGCGCTTCTTGGTGCAGAGGAGTTTGGTTTCAGCACTGCTCCCCTCATAACGCTGGGTTGCATCATGATGCGGAAATGTCACAAAAACACATGCCCTGTTGGTATTGCAACTCAAGATCCAGTTCTTAGGGAGAAGTTTACCGGTGAACCTGAACATGTCATCAACTTCTTCTTTATGCTGGCAGAGGAATTAAGGGAGATTATGTCTCAGCTTGGTTTTCGAACACTCAATGAAATGGTTGGTCGTGCAGACATGCTTGAACTGGATAAAGACGTGGCAAAAAACAATGAGAAGCTTAAGAACATTGATCTGTCCCTTCTACTTCGCCCAGCTGCTGACATCAGACCAGATGCTGCGCAGTATTGTGTGCAGAAACAGGACCATGGGCTGGACATGGCTTTAGATAAAAAACTAATAGCTTTAGCTAAACCTGCCTTGGATAAAAGTATTTCTGTATACATTGAATCTCCTATATGCAATGTAAACCGAGCAGTTGGAACCATGCTAAGCCATGAAGTGACGAAGCGCTATCGAATGGCGGGACTTCCTTCAGATACAATTCATATCAAACTTAATGGAAGTGCAGGTCAGAGTCTTGGAGCTTTTCTATGTCCTGGCATTACATTGGAGCTTGAAGGGGATAGCAATGATTATGTAGGGAAGGGCCTGTCAGGAGGTAGAATTATTGTATACCCCCCTAAAGGTAGCAACTTCGATCCGAAGGAAAATATTGTCATTGGCAACGTAGCTCTTTATGGGGGCACAAATGGGGAGGCTTATTTTAACGGAATGGCAGCAGAAAGATTTGCTGTTCGTAATTCTGGTGTTAAAGCTGTAGTTGAAGGTGTAGGTGATCATGGATGTGAGTACATGACTGGGGGCACTGTTGTAGTGCTGGGAAAGACTGGTAGAAATTTTGCTGCTGGCATGAGTGGGGGCATTGCTTATGTTCTTGATGTTGATTCAACTTTCAGTTCTCGGTGCAATCAAGAGTTGGTAGATCTTGATCCAGTGGAAGATAAAGATGATATTTTGATGCTCAGAATGATGATACAACAGCATCAGCGCCACACAAACAGCCAATTAGCTAGGGATGTCCtttcagattttgactctcttCTTAAGAAGTTTGTCAAGGTCTTCCCTCGTGACTATAAACGCATTCTAGCAAATAAGAAAGTGGATGAAATTTCAGAGAAGACAGCTGAAGTTGCAGCCAAAGAGGCTGAGGCAGAAGAAGAAGCAGAGTTGAAGGATAAGGATGCTTTTGAAGAGCTTAAGAAGATGTCAGCAGTATCTATCAACGAAACTCCCCAG GTTGAGGAACAAGAACCAGAAAAGAGGCCAACTAGGGTTCCTGATGCTGTCAAACATCGTGGTTTTGTTGCTTATGAGAGGGAGGGCGTTTCGTACAGGGACCCGACTGTTAGGATGAATGACTGGAATGAAGTTATGGAGGAATCAAAGCCAGGACCATTGTTGAAAACACAATCGGCTCGCTGTATGGACTGCGGTACTCCTTTTTGTCATCAG GAGAATTCTGGATGCCCTCTTGGAAATAAGATACCAGAATTCAATGAGTTGGTTTACCAGAACAGATGGCGAGAAGCATTGGATAGGCTTTTGGAAACTAACAACTTCCCAGAGTTCACAGGTCGTGTATGCCCTGCTCCTTGTGAAGGATCTTGTGTACTTGGTATCATAGAAAATCCTGTGTCTATCAAATCAATTGAGTGCTCTATCATTGATAAAGCTTTTGAGGAGGGGTGGATGGTTCCCCAGCCTCCTCAGACAAGAACAGG AAAAAGTGTTGCGATTATTGGAAGTGGGCCTGCTGGTTTGGCTGCTGCTGATCAGTTAAATAAAAAAGGACACTCTGTGACAGTTTTTGAGCGTGCTGACAGAATTGGTGGATTAATGATGTATGGTGTGCCGAACATGAAGACCGACAAAATTGATGTAGTTCAGAGGCGGGTTGATCTCATGGAAAAGGAAGGAGTGAAATTTGTAGTTAATGCTAATGTAGGAAAAGATCCACTATACTCTATAGATCAGCTTCGTGAAGTGCATGACGCAATTGTGTTGGCTGTGGGAGCCACAAAACcaag GGACCTTCCTGTTCCTGGGAGAGATCTTTCTGGAGTCCATTTTGCCATGGAGTTTCTTCATGCAAATACAAAAAGCCTTCTTGATAGCAATCTTCAGGATGGAAAGTACATTTCTGCCAAGGGAAAGAAAGTAGTGGTGATTGGTGGAGGTGACACTGGCACTGACTGTATCGGGACATCAATCAGACATGGGTGCACCAGCATTGTAAATCTAGAACTTCTCCCTAAACCACCAGCTACCAGGGCCCCAGGCAACCCTTGGCCTCAG TGGCCACGGGTATTCCGTGTAGATTATGGGCATCAAGAAGCTGCTACCAAGTTTGGTTGGGACCCAAGGTCTTATGAAGTGTTGACAAAACGTTTTATTGGAGATGAGAAAGGAACATTAAaaggacttgaggttgtgcgaGTCAGTTGGGAGAAGGATGCCAGTGGAAGGTTCCAATTCAAGGAAGTTGAAGGTTCTGAAGAAATTATTGAAGCTGATTTAGTCCTGCTCGCAATGGGATTTCTGGGTCCTGAAGAG GCGGTCGCTGGCAAACTTGGAGTGGACAAAGACAACCGATCAAACTTCAAAGCTGACTACGGTCGCTTCTCAACCAATGTTGAAGGTGTCTTTGCTGCTGGGGATTGCCGACGCGGACAGTCACTGGTGGTCTGGGCAATATCTGAAGGCAGGCAAGCAGCTGCACGGGTTGACCAATATCTCCTTGGAGATGAGAATGACGGCACTGATGGACAGGATGGACTCACAAAGCAGCAGCAAGACAACAGGAGGCAAGCTGTGAAGACATAG